The Ktedonobacterales bacterium DNA window ATCTGAATGAGCGCACGCTGGGCTATTTCCAGCAGCATTTGTAGGAAACAGGGGTTCTATATGCGTAGCCTTCGCTGGCTCCTGCTTAGAATGCCTCACACAACCGCCGGTTGGCCCCACCCCTGCCGCCTGGAAGGACGGCGCTACAACCCCGCCCCTGCTCGTGCGGAGGTTTTGTTAGGCGTCCTTAGCCTGGTAAGCCTGAGTCTGCTGCTCGTTGGCTGCGGCCAGCCCGGCCCAGGGGAAAACCAGACGCCCACCCTGGCCCCTGTGCCGACGCTGGGCGCGCCAGTGGATATGACCGGCAGCCAGCATGTCACCATCAAAATCATTGACACCAGCGCGAACCCTGACGGCTCTTGGTATGACCAGCCCAGCATCAAGGTCAGCGTAGGAACGTCCGTTACCTGGATCAACGTCTCCGCCGCGCTGCATACCGTGACCAGCGGCGATCCGGGCGCGCCCGATGGACGCTTTGACTCCGGCATGGAAAACCTGCTTCAGCCCGGCAACCAAGGAGCGGCCAGCGCATTTAGCTTCACTTTTACCAAACCTGGCTCCTACAGCTATTTTTGTCTGCTGCATCCGGCGATGATCGGGCTGGTGCAGGTAGTGGCCTAGCTGCTTCCTAAGACCGGCGGCAGGGTAAGCGTATCCAGACCATATTTCCAGTACATGGTGTTGGTTTCGATCATCTTCTGCCCTGAATGATACTGCTGCCAGTTCAGCATTGACCAGACAGGCTGAGTCAGGCCAACGTACTTCATGGCTGCATCAAGCTGCGCCAGTTCTTCGGGGGAAAAAGGCCGGATGCTGGTATAGCCCTCGAACAGGGCGCGA harbors:
- a CDS encoding plastocyanin/azurin family copper-binding protein — translated: MRSLRWLLLRMPHTTAGWPHPCRLEGRRYNPAPARAEVLLGVLSLVSLSLLLVGCGQPGPGENQTPTLAPVPTLGAPVDMTGSQHVTIKIIDTSANPDGSWYDQPSIKVSVGTSVTWINVSAALHTVTSGDPGAPDGRFDSGMENLLQPGNQGAASAFSFTFTKPGSYSYFCLLHPAMIGLVQVVA